The DNA segment GGAACAACAACTCGATCCTGTGAACGCTGCATCGTTTGGAAAACTAGTTAGATCAGTTTTCATTGGCCTGAGAACACGCCGCCTTGGTACAAGGTAAGGCAGCCATTGTTATagtattatattttaaaaccgaaaaaaataaaataaactagaATGGTAATTACAGTGGTGATAGCACTGGTATTTGAATAAActaaaatgaataaaagttGTTGTACCATTGTCTTGAACatgtttatgttattttgGAAGCTTTCCAAGTGCTGATGaatatattattattgcaGGGGTAATTCGAAGTATCACTATTATGGAATCCGCATTAAAGGAAATTCCCCTCTCAATCGCCTTCATGATGAAATAAACTACATTGCAATGAGGCAACAGTCTACAAACCATGCCAAGAGGTAGCTTCAACCAAATTgtcattaattttatttcgtttttcttttccgttaattttttttgtacatCCTTTATCCTTTTTGGTACCcttcatattttaaaatgtgtcTTTGGAATAAGTAGTCACAACAGATTATTTTTATGAGTTAAGACAATATCAATTTGTGAATCCAAATACATAGGTATAAGTCAATGACTTCCACCCAACAATCTGATAAGAGCGGTCAGGATGGTGTACCTACTCACACATCCGCAACTGAGCAGGTCCAACAACAAGCTCAACAACATCAGCAGTATCTTGGTGATGCGACTCAAGCTCTTCCTGATCTGGATCCCATCAACATCACTGCGGACGATGGGCCGATGCCTGTCAACGTAACTCAGGTAATCTAAGGACGCAAATGGTTGCAATTTATCATTATCTAATTCCAAATTGATTCCAATAATTGTTTGCCTTCAGGAGGATTTGATGACTCTGGAAGATTTATACAGGGATCACTGCGCCAATGTTCTCGACATCATCGTTAGTCTTCAGTTTTCCATGGTTGAGACACTCTGGCAAACATTTTGGAGGGCTGCTGACACCGCTGAGAATCAACAACCAGTGTAAGGGTGGACTATTTCACAAATCACATACAGTACcttattttaataataaaattgctGACTTCctttttattaactttgtgAAATCCAAGATTTTTGCCTCTGCTACACAAGCCGTATTCTGGTAAAATGAGCtatatcatatttttttgtaaattttctcTGAAAGTGGTCACAGTTCTCTTAATTTTGCAATAGCAAAGACGAATACGAGATGAAGCTTCCGAGGCAGAAGTTACTTGCCATGTGTAAATGGGCACCTGTTCAACGCTGGATCAAGGATAGCGACCACATGATGTATCAGAGTCTTGTCGAAGTTTTGATTCCGGATGTTCTGCGTCCGATTCCAAGTAAAAATGTTGTTCCTTTGTTTTCTCCGAACGTGTGTTATTTTAATACTGTGTCTCGCAAATATAATTGTAACGGAAGCGCTTTTAAGGTTAGTAAATGAGTAAATTAACTAACATTTTTAATAGGTGCGTTGACTCTGGCGATACGAAACTTCGCCAAAGGTCTCGAAAATGGGTTAACGAATGCCCTAGCCAAAAGTGAAATGCCCCAAGAGCTTATAAAGTATAAGGTTTGTTTCCATTCCATTCAACGTCTAAGCCTCTTACAAGAAGTCTACTTTGACCATGCTCGCtgaaacgtttttatttttgcaggtATCGGCGGTATCAGCATTCTCCCAGACACTGCGTCGTTACACTTCGCTTAACCATCTTGCCCAAGCGGCTCGAGCGGTTCTCAACGACAATTCCTTGATCAGTCAGATGTTGTCCGATCTTAATCGCGTCGACTTCGCAAACGTCCAAGTAACTTAATTTTGAATATCTCTTTAAAATTCTGCTTGAGTCATTTAAACACGAATTCCTAACACACTGCAAAGTTTCgggcaaatttcaaaaacgttaccatatttttattgtcttgGTCCGCTTCCAATTTATGTTATGCGCCGATTTTAGGAACAAGCTTCCTGGGTATGTCAGTGCGATGACTCGATCGTCACAGAACTGGAGGCCGATTTTAAGGCTGCGCTCTCCGAACAAAGGACCTTGGAGCAGTGGGCCGACTGGTTGGAAAATGTTGTAGTGAAAGTTCTTCAGCCCCACGAAGGCACtgaaaatttcacaaaatcaGCTCGCCAGTTTCTTCTCAAATGGTGTTTCTATAGGTATGTGTTGGTGGAATATCATCCAAGTGATAGGTTGGATTTCTCGAATAACGAATATACGACCGAATATAAATTTGTCAACAGTGCACTTACAGTACTTGTTGTAAACGCGATATTATGAGATTTGTTGTGTCTGTAGTGTTAAAGATTGTGGTGTGGTTGCTCTATTTATCGCGTGTAAAAGTTCACTATCTTGTTATTCATAGCTCCATGGTTATAAGAGACTTAACGTTGCGATCAGCTGCCAGCTTCGGTAGCTTTCATCTCATTCGCTTGCTCTACGACGAATACATGTTTTACCTGGTTGAACACCGGGTGGCGCAAGCTACCGGTGAAACCGCCATTGCTGTCATGGGAGATTTTTCCTCAGCCTGTAATATGGCGGCATTAGGTAACTGACGATGTTTGCTTTTATCCACTTTAGCCGACGTGCGACAAAGTTACACACTTTGCTTGTTcttgttgtgttttttttggtttaactTTTCCTGTGTTATTTAGCTTCTCCTGCTTCGTCGGCTATTTCTGAATCCTCCACGAATCCTCCAGCGTTCGTTGCATCCGCACTTATTTCAACATCCAACAATTCTGGAAAACAACCAGGTAACAATTCTTGTGACACAAAGTTGCCCCATGGCATATAGGAAGTATAACTTCCACCCAACTAATGAACTCGGTTGTTTATATGCTATAACTCTTACACTTCGCTTAATACAGATAAGGGAGTCAAGCGTAGTGCTAGTGAAATGGAAGCAGCAGTTATATCTGTGGTTCAAGTCAATGGAAAACCGACAGGTGTCCTAAAGGACACCGGCAACGACaaaggaaaagaaaacaagGAATAACCTAAAGCTGAATGTGAACGTGCTTTGTGatcttttacatttttacagCCAAGCAATCATTTCCGTTTTGAGATAAGGGATCACTTGGAAGTACAAAACTCAAACTGCAATCAACCTAAATACCCTTTTCTTGTGTAAAAAGCACACTCGGTTCAGTAAGGTTGGGCttagtttttgcaaagttacCATGAACTCTTGGAAAGTAAATGgttaaagaattaaatttgTAAGTGAAGAATTGAAAGTTAGTAATCGAAGCGCATTGCTTGGTACAACAATATCGAGTGGTAATTTGTCTGTCATCTTCATCTCTGCCGTTTAGTTTCTGCTGCTATACACGCCTTGCGTATTCCATTTCTTCCATTTTGCTTTATATCCTTTCATGTTATATGCGAATAGCAAAACCAATTGCGCTCCTGATTCATAACACTTTACTTGGAGTGTAGTTATCGTAAGATCTCCCTAAAATTCAAGACTGCATTCTAGTCTTTGTTACTTACTATTACAACATCCCGGTGCGTATTTGGTCTTGCGTTCAAGCTAAACACACTGCCTTCATTATTCACATTGTATACTGTTTTATAGGACATTACATAACTGCAT comes from the Clavelina lepadiformis chromosome 5, kaClaLepa1.1, whole genome shotgun sequence genome and includes:
- the LOC143461107 gene encoding DNA-binding protein RFX2-like isoform X2, whose product is MQQNVAAAQQSLQVVSATQNQLPVARYVSVVASKTDSLKSGDNVANIIKPTQPHQNRQLISVQSNRPLVVSNPISLNIKRGSPAAKRALIKSEVENKFPESGITETDISSQHVLYEEYKVPAQQPRTQQIHVPGSQQSIPNGTSRLTVSEPSARLSSSHVFTLSEVDLISNEIATVNQLYQNNNTLPYVDSSGDHVYTNGSTSNSFQYQDGNQLYSSSQQNNSNAIYFDSSSGSTHVGSQATVVSSQHQMNNLGMSGGTGGSHQSVGQLISSPGGSTYIIQNAGGESGGIVAMPISHTTRASPATVQWLMEHFENTDGVSLPRALMYNHYLLHCQEQQLDPVNAASFGKLVRSVFIGLRTRRLGTRGNSKYHYYGIRIKGNSPLNRLHDEINYIAMRQQSTNHAKRYKSMTSTQQSDKSGQDGVPTHTSATEQVQQQAQQHQQYLGDATQALPDLDPINITADDGPMPVNVTQEDLMTLEDLYRDHCANVLDIIVSLQFSMVETLWQTFWRAADTAENQQPVKDEYEMKLPRQKLLAMCKWAPVQRWIKDSDHMMYQSLVEVLIPDVLRPIPSALTLAIRNFAKGLENGLTNALAKSEMPQELIKYKVSAVSAFSQTLRRYTSLNHLAQAARAVLNDNSLISQMLSDLNRVDFANVQEQASWVCQCDDSIVTELEADFKAALSEQRTLEQWADWLENVVVKVLQPHEGTENFTKSARQFLLKWCFYSSMVIRDLTLRSAASFGSFHLIRLLYDEYMFYLVEHRVAQATGETAIAVMGDFSSACNMAALASPASSAISESSTNPPAFVASALISTSNNSGKQPDKGVKRSASEMEAAVISVVQVNGKPTGVLKDTGNDKGKENKE
- the LOC143461107 gene encoding DNA-binding protein RFX2-like isoform X3, whose protein sequence is MQQNVAAAQQSLQVVSATQNQLPVARYVSVVASKTDSLKSGDNVANIIKPTQPHQNRQLISVQSNRPLVVSNPISLNIKRVPAQQPRTQQIHVPGSQQSIPNGTSRLTVSEPSARLSSSHVFTLSEVDLISNEIATVNQLYQNNNTLPYVDSSGDHVYTNGSTSNSFQYQDGNQLYSSSQQNNSNAIYFDSSSGSTHVGSQATVVSSQHQMNNLGMSGGTGGSHQSVGQLISSPGGSTYIIQNAGGESGGIVAMPISHTTRASPATVSHFRREPKTVQWLMEHFENTDGVSLPRALMYNHYLLHCQEQQLDPVNAASFGKLVRSVFIGLRTRRLGTRGNSKYHYYGIRIKGNSPLNRLHDEINYIAMRQQSTNHAKRYKSMTSTQQSDKSGQDGVPTHTSATEQVQQQAQQHQQYLGDATQALPDLDPINITADDGPMPVNVTQEDLMTLEDLYRDHCANVLDIIVSLQFSMVETLWQTFWRAADTAENQQPVKDEYEMKLPRQKLLAMCKWAPVQRWIKDSDHMMYQSLVEVLIPDVLRPIPSALTLAIRNFAKGLENGLTNALAKSEMPQELIKYKVSAVSAFSQTLRRYTSLNHLAQAARAVLNDNSLISQMLSDLNRVDFANVQEQASWVCQCDDSIVTELEADFKAALSEQRTLEQWADWLENVVVKVLQPHEGTENFTKSARQFLLKWCFYSSMVIRDLTLRSAASFGSFHLIRLLYDEYMFYLVEHRVAQATGETAIAVMGDFSSACNMAALASPASSAISESSTNPPAFVASALISTSNNSGKQPDKGVKRSASEMEAAVISVVQVNGKPTGVLKDTGNDKGKENKE
- the LOC143461107 gene encoding DNA-binding protein RFX2-like isoform X5; amino-acid sequence: MQQNVAAAQQSLQVVSATQNQLPVARYVSVVASKTDSLKSGDNVANIIKPTQPHQVPAQQPRTQQIHVPGSQQSIPNGTSRLTVSEPSARLSSSHVFTLSEVDLISNEIATVNQLYQNNNTLPYVDSSGDHVYTNGSTSNSFQYQDGNQLYSSSQQNNSNAIYFDSSSGSTHVGSQATVVSSQHQMNNLGMSGGTGGSHQSVGQLISSPGGSTYIIQNAGGESGGIVAMPISHTTRASPATVSHFRREPKTVQWLMEHFENTDGVSLPRALMYNHYLLHCQEQQLDPVNAASFGKLVRSVFIGLRTRRLGTRGNSKYHYYGIRIKGNSPLNRLHDEINYIAMRQQSTNHAKRYKSMTSTQQSDKSGQDGVPTHTSATEQVQQQAQQHQQYLGDATQALPDLDPINITADDGPMPVNVTQEDLMTLEDLYRDHCANVLDIIVSLQFSMVETLWQTFWRAADTAENQQPVKDEYEMKLPRQKLLAMCKWAPVQRWIKDSDHMMYQSLVEVLIPDVLRPIPSALTLAIRNFAKGLENGLTNALAKSEMPQELIKYKVSAVSAFSQTLRRYTSLNHLAQAARAVLNDNSLISQMLSDLNRVDFANVQEQASWVCQCDDSIVTELEADFKAALSEQRTLEQWADWLENVVVKVLQPHEGTENFTKSARQFLLKWCFYSSMVIRDLTLRSAASFGSFHLIRLLYDEYMFYLVEHRVAQATGETAIAVMGDFSSACNMAALASPASSAISESSTNPPAFVASALISTSNNSGKQPDKGVKRSASEMEAAVISVVQVNGKPTGVLKDTGNDKGKENKE
- the LOC143461107 gene encoding DNA-binding protein RFX2-like isoform X4, which translates into the protein MQQNVAAAQQSLQVVSATQNQLPVARYVSVVASKTDSLKSGDNVANIIKPTQPHQNRQLISVQSNRPLVVSNPISLNIKRGSPAAKRALIKSEVENKFPESGITETDISSQHVLYEEYKVPAQQPRTQQIHVPGSQQLYQNNNTLPYVDSSGDHVYTNGSTSNSFQYQDGNQLYSSSQQNNSNAIYFDSSSGSTHVGSQATVVSSQHQMNNLGMSGGTGGSHQSVGQLISSPGGSTYIIQNAGGESGGIVAMPISHTTRASPATVSHFRREPKTVQWLMEHFENTDGVSLPRALMYNHYLLHCQEQQLDPVNAASFGKLVRSVFIGLRTRRLGTRGNSKYHYYGIRIKGNSPLNRLHDEINYIAMRQQSTNHAKRYKSMTSTQQSDKSGQDGVPTHTSATEQVQQQAQQHQQYLGDATQALPDLDPINITADDGPMPVNVTQEDLMTLEDLYRDHCANVLDIIVSLQFSMVETLWQTFWRAADTAENQQPVKDEYEMKLPRQKLLAMCKWAPVQRWIKDSDHMMYQSLVEVLIPDVLRPIPSALTLAIRNFAKGLENGLTNALAKSEMPQELIKYKVSAVSAFSQTLRRYTSLNHLAQAARAVLNDNSLISQMLSDLNRVDFANVQEQASWVCQCDDSIVTELEADFKAALSEQRTLEQWADWLENVVVKVLQPHEGTENFTKSARQFLLKWCFYSSMVIRDLTLRSAASFGSFHLIRLLYDEYMFYLVEHRVAQATGETAIAVMGDFSSACNMAALASPASSAISESSTNPPAFVASALISTSNNSGKQPDKGVKRSASEMEAAVISVVQVNGKPTGVLKDTGNDKGKENKE
- the LOC143461107 gene encoding DNA-binding protein RFX2-like isoform X6 produces the protein MQQNVAAAQQSLQVVSATQNQLPVARYVSVVASKTDSLKSGDNVANIIKPTQPHQNRQLISVQSNRPLVVSNPISLNIKRVPAQQPRTQQIHVPGSQQLYQNNNTLPYVDSSGDHVYTNGSTSNSFQYQDGNQLYSSSQQNNSNAIYFDSSSGSTHVGSQATVVSSQHQMNNLGMSGGTGGSHQSVGQLISSPGGSTYIIQNAGGESGGIVAMPISHTTRASPATVSHFRREPKTVQWLMEHFENTDGVSLPRALMYNHYLLHCQEQQLDPVNAASFGKLVRSVFIGLRTRRLGTRGNSKYHYYGIRIKGNSPLNRLHDEINYIAMRQQSTNHAKRYKSMTSTQQSDKSGQDGVPTHTSATEQVQQQAQQHQQYLGDATQALPDLDPINITADDGPMPVNVTQEDLMTLEDLYRDHCANVLDIIVSLQFSMVETLWQTFWRAADTAENQQPVKDEYEMKLPRQKLLAMCKWAPVQRWIKDSDHMMYQSLVEVLIPDVLRPIPSALTLAIRNFAKGLENGLTNALAKSEMPQELIKYKVSAVSAFSQTLRRYTSLNHLAQAARAVLNDNSLISQMLSDLNRVDFANVQEQASWVCQCDDSIVTELEADFKAALSEQRTLEQWADWLENVVVKVLQPHEGTENFTKSARQFLLKWCFYSSMVIRDLTLRSAASFGSFHLIRLLYDEYMFYLVEHRVAQATGETAIAVMGDFSSACNMAALASPASSAISESSTNPPAFVASALISTSNNSGKQPDKGVKRSASEMEAAVISVVQVNGKPTGVLKDTGNDKGKENKE
- the LOC143461107 gene encoding DNA-binding protein RFX2-like isoform X8 produces the protein MQQNVAAAQQSLQVVSATQNQLPVARYVSVVASKTDSLKSGDNVANIIKPTQPHQNRQLISVQSNRPLVVSNPISLNIKRLYQNNNTLPYVDSSGDHVYTNGSTSNSFQYQDGNQLYSSSQQNNSNAIYFDSSSGSTHVGSQATVVSSQHQMNNLGMSGGTGGSHQSVGQLISSPGGSTYIIQNAGGESGGIVAMPISHTTRASPATVSHFRREPKTVQWLMEHFENTDGVSLPRALMYNHYLLHCQEQQLDPVNAASFGKLVRSVFIGLRTRRLGTRGNSKYHYYGIRIKGNSPLNRLHDEINYIAMRQQSTNHAKRYKSMTSTQQSDKSGQDGVPTHTSATEQVQQQAQQHQQYLGDATQALPDLDPINITADDGPMPVNVTQEDLMTLEDLYRDHCANVLDIIVSLQFSMVETLWQTFWRAADTAENQQPVKDEYEMKLPRQKLLAMCKWAPVQRWIKDSDHMMYQSLVEVLIPDVLRPIPSALTLAIRNFAKGLENGLTNALAKSEMPQELIKYKVSAVSAFSQTLRRYTSLNHLAQAARAVLNDNSLISQMLSDLNRVDFANVQEQASWVCQCDDSIVTELEADFKAALSEQRTLEQWADWLENVVVKVLQPHEGTENFTKSARQFLLKWCFYSSMVIRDLTLRSAASFGSFHLIRLLYDEYMFYLVEHRVAQATGETAIAVMGDFSSACNMAALASPASSAISESSTNPPAFVASALISTSNNSGKQPDKGVKRSASEMEAAVISVVQVNGKPTGVLKDTGNDKGKENKE
- the LOC143461107 gene encoding DNA-binding protein RFX2-like isoform X1, whose amino-acid sequence is MQQNVAAAQQSLQVVSATQNQLPVARYVSVVASKTDSLKSGDNVANIIKPTQPHQNRQLISVQSNRPLVVSNPISLNIKRGSPAAKRALIKSEVENKFPESGITETDISSQHVLYEEYKVPAQQPRTQQIHVPGSQQSIPNGTSRLTVSEPSARLSSSHVFTLSEVDLISNEIATVNQLYQNNNTLPYVDSSGDHVYTNGSTSNSFQYQDGNQLYSSSQQNNSNAIYFDSSSGSTHVGSQATVVSSQHQMNNLGMSGGTGGSHQSVGQLISSPGGSTYIIQNAGGESGGIVAMPISHTTRASPATVSHFRREPKTVQWLMEHFENTDGVSLPRALMYNHYLLHCQEQQLDPVNAASFGKLVRSVFIGLRTRRLGTRGNSKYHYYGIRIKGNSPLNRLHDEINYIAMRQQSTNHAKRYKSMTSTQQSDKSGQDGVPTHTSATEQVQQQAQQHQQYLGDATQALPDLDPINITADDGPMPVNVTQEDLMTLEDLYRDHCANVLDIIVSLQFSMVETLWQTFWRAADTAENQQPVKDEYEMKLPRQKLLAMCKWAPVQRWIKDSDHMMYQSLVEVLIPDVLRPIPSALTLAIRNFAKGLENGLTNALAKSEMPQELIKYKVSAVSAFSQTLRRYTSLNHLAQAARAVLNDNSLISQMLSDLNRVDFANVQEQASWVCQCDDSIVTELEADFKAALSEQRTLEQWADWLENVVVKVLQPHEGTENFTKSARQFLLKWCFYSSMVIRDLTLRSAASFGSFHLIRLLYDEYMFYLVEHRVAQATGETAIAVMGDFSSACNMAALASPASSAISESSTNPPAFVASALISTSNNSGKQPDKGVKRSASEMEAAVISVVQVNGKPTGVLKDTGNDKGKENKE
- the LOC143461107 gene encoding DNA-binding protein RFX2-like isoform X9 encodes the protein MQQNVAAAQQSLQVVSATQNQLPVARYVSVVASKTDSLKSGDNVANIIKPTQPHQVPAQQPRTQQIHVPGSQQLYQNNNTLPYVDSSGDHVYTNGSTSNSFQYQDGNQLYSSSQQNNSNAIYFDSSSGSTHVGSQATVVSSQHQMNNLGMSGGTGGSHQSVGQLISSPGGSTYIIQNAGGESGGIVAMPISHTTRASPATVSHFRREPKTVQWLMEHFENTDGVSLPRALMYNHYLLHCQEQQLDPVNAASFGKLVRSVFIGLRTRRLGTRGNSKYHYYGIRIKGNSPLNRLHDEINYIAMRQQSTNHAKRYKSMTSTQQSDKSGQDGVPTHTSATEQVQQQAQQHQQYLGDATQALPDLDPINITADDGPMPVNVTQEDLMTLEDLYRDHCANVLDIIVSLQFSMVETLWQTFWRAADTAENQQPVKDEYEMKLPRQKLLAMCKWAPVQRWIKDSDHMMYQSLVEVLIPDVLRPIPSALTLAIRNFAKGLENGLTNALAKSEMPQELIKYKVSAVSAFSQTLRRYTSLNHLAQAARAVLNDNSLISQMLSDLNRVDFANVQEQASWVCQCDDSIVTELEADFKAALSEQRTLEQWADWLENVVVKVLQPHEGTENFTKSARQFLLKWCFYSSMVIRDLTLRSAASFGSFHLIRLLYDEYMFYLVEHRVAQATGETAIAVMGDFSSACNMAALASPASSAISESSTNPPAFVASALISTSNNSGKQPDKGVKRSASEMEAAVISVVQVNGKPTGVLKDTGNDKGKENKE
- the LOC143461107 gene encoding DNA-binding protein RFX2-like isoform X7 — its product is MPCKTDSPSAAEASPGAMDLSLGNKPKLEPNFLPSSSQNRQLISVQSNRPLVVSNPISLNIKRVPAQQPRTQQIHVPGSQQLYQNNNTLPYVDSSGDHVYTNGSTSNSFQYQDGNQLYSSSQQNNSNAIYFDSSSGSTHVGSQATVVSSQHQMNNLGMSGGTGGSHQSVGQLISSPGGSTYIIQNAGGESGGIVAMPISHTTRASPATVSHFRREPKTVQWLMEHFENTDGVSLPRALMYNHYLLHCQEQQLDPVNAASFGKLVRSVFIGLRTRRLGTRGNSKYHYYGIRIKGNSPLNRLHDEINYIAMRQQSTNHAKRYKSMTSTQQSDKSGQDGVPTHTSATEQVQQQAQQHQQYLGDATQALPDLDPINITADDGPMPVNVTQEDLMTLEDLYRDHCANVLDIIVSLQFSMVETLWQTFWRAADTAENQQPVKDEYEMKLPRQKLLAMCKWAPVQRWIKDSDHMMYQSLVEVLIPDVLRPIPSALTLAIRNFAKGLENGLTNALAKSEMPQELIKYKVSAVSAFSQTLRRYTSLNHLAQAARAVLNDNSLISQMLSDLNRVDFANVQEQASWVCQCDDSIVTELEADFKAALSEQRTLEQWADWLENVVVKVLQPHEGTENFTKSARQFLLKWCFYSSMVIRDLTLRSAASFGSFHLIRLLYDEYMFYLVEHRVAQATGETAIAVMGDFSSACNMAALASPASSAISESSTNPPAFVASALISTSNNSGKQPDKGVKRSASEMEAAVISVVQVNGKPTGVLKDTGNDKGKENKE